In a genomic window of Paraburkholderia phenazinium:
- a CDS encoding LysR family transcriptional regulator: MPQSRITLRQLEAFLATSDELSFAAAGERMGLTSSAVSQLVAELESVLGFRLFDRTTRRVNLSSAGRDFMASAESVLRYLRAAETTADDLRNRAAGIVRVGAPLILAATALPAAIRDYAKVMPKVVVRIRDTPVDALVERVASGDVDLAIGPNRPTAATVESLPAFDSPWVLWCSPGIALAKRKRVSWADLRSIPLVAAGRDHEMSVAQMRSSAPPDARIVPIDVVDNITTALGIAAHGLAATLAPQYVGVLAEAFGLTMRRVVDPETIRQVCVYRPVRRASSPAADGFLAYLLDWLRNWQHATGQTRAR, translated from the coding sequence ATGCCGCAATCCCGGATCACCCTGCGACAGCTCGAAGCATTTCTGGCGACCAGCGACGAACTCAGCTTCGCCGCCGCGGGTGAACGGATGGGGTTGACGTCGTCGGCCGTCAGCCAGCTCGTAGCGGAACTCGAATCGGTGCTGGGGTTTCGTCTGTTCGACCGGACCACGCGCCGGGTGAATTTGTCGAGCGCGGGCCGGGATTTCATGGCGTCCGCCGAGTCGGTGCTGAGATATTTGCGCGCAGCGGAAACGACGGCGGACGATTTACGCAACCGCGCCGCAGGGATCGTGCGCGTCGGCGCACCGCTCATTCTGGCTGCCACAGCGCTGCCCGCCGCGATCCGGGATTACGCCAAGGTGATGCCCAAAGTCGTGGTCCGTATTCGCGACACGCCCGTCGACGCGCTCGTCGAACGTGTCGCGAGCGGCGACGTCGATCTGGCAATAGGTCCCAACCGGCCAACCGCCGCCACCGTCGAATCGCTGCCCGCGTTCGACAGTCCGTGGGTCCTGTGGTGCAGTCCGGGCATCGCGCTCGCCAAGCGCAAACGCGTATCGTGGGCGGATTTGCGCAGCATCCCGCTTGTCGCAGCGGGCAGGGATCATGAAATGAGCGTGGCGCAGATGCGCAGCAGCGCGCCTCCCGATGCGCGCATCGTGCCCATCGATGTGGTCGACAACATCACCACGGCGCTCGGAATCGCGGCGCATGGCCTCGCGGCGACGCTCGCACCTCAATACGTAGGCGTGCTCGCCGAGGCGTTCGGGCTCACCATGCGGCGCGTCGTCGATCCGGAAACGATCCGGCAGGTGTGCGTCTACCGGCCCGTCAGACGTGCAAGCTCGCCGGCAGCCGACGGATTTCTGGCTTACCTGTTGGACTGGCTGCGGAATTGGCAACACGCAACGGGGCAAACGCGAGCCAGGTAG
- a CDS encoding FadR/GntR family transcriptional regulator: MSDATGPDWQPSKRLERGNAAEQILEDLRDRILSGQLPRGTKLPTEKQLAEGYGVSGATVREAVRGLVTAQLIEVRHGSGAYVTAQTDQLIAASLSSMIQIERIGVPQVLGVLGALISYAAELAAKHATAEDIEAMRQALRQIQDGDSAEGISGAVSAFVGEIGQASGNPLLAALCRFFTSLQIGLARELSGGTVESWRATTGSIGKERQRVLKAIEAKDPKAARTAALAYHERALKVITAQPNAGTTMVTDPLLAAFLSSFLQRKT, encoded by the coding sequence ATGTCTGATGCGACCGGCCCCGATTGGCAACCTTCGAAACGTCTTGAGCGTGGCAATGCTGCGGAACAGATCCTTGAGGATTTGCGCGATCGCATCTTGAGCGGACAGTTGCCACGCGGGACCAAGCTACCCACGGAAAAGCAGTTGGCCGAAGGCTATGGGGTCAGCGGCGCGACTGTTCGCGAAGCCGTGCGCGGACTCGTCACGGCGCAGCTCATCGAGGTTCGGCATGGAAGCGGCGCCTATGTGACGGCACAGACCGATCAACTGATCGCGGCGTCGCTTTCCTCGATGATCCAGATCGAGCGCATCGGTGTGCCGCAGGTGCTCGGCGTGCTGGGGGCGCTGATCTCGTATGCGGCGGAACTGGCCGCAAAGCACGCGACGGCGGAAGACATCGAGGCCATGCGGCAAGCCTTGCGGCAGATCCAGGACGGCGACAGCGCGGAGGGCATTTCCGGCGCTGTCAGCGCGTTCGTCGGCGAAATCGGGCAGGCATCCGGGAATCCCCTGCTTGCCGCGCTCTGCCGGTTTTTTACGAGTCTCCAGATCGGCCTTGCCCGCGAATTGTCCGGCGGAACCGTGGAGAGTTGGCGGGCCACCACGGGGTCGATCGGCAAGGAGCGGCAGCGCGTTCTGAAGGCGATCGAGGCGAAGGATCCGAAGGCGGCGAGGACCGCCGCGCTGGCTTACCACGAGCGCGCGCTGAAGGTCATCACCGCACAACCGAATGCCGGCACCACGATGGTGACCGATCCGCTGCTCGCGGCCTTTCTTTCGTCGTTCCTGCAACGCAAGACGTAA
- a CDS encoding nuclear transport factor 2 family protein, with protein sequence MTAFDLASIERLLSDFAWCADRGDGAGLAQLFVADGVLHLGEREFVGRAAIARDCEVRASTPGRKTRHVWSNLRVVRREEASASLTAVQLTFEQRGDDVPAELRISDLRDDVCKDADGAWRFSRRVIQRQMTLPM encoded by the coding sequence ATGACCGCGTTTGACCTCGCATCCATCGAGCGCTTGCTCAGCGATTTCGCCTGGTGTGCCGATCGTGGAGATGGCGCCGGGCTGGCGCAGCTCTTCGTCGCGGACGGTGTGCTCCATCTGGGTGAGCGTGAGTTCGTTGGCCGCGCGGCCATCGCGAGGGACTGCGAGGTGCGTGCAAGCACACCTGGCCGGAAGACGCGGCACGTCTGGTCGAATCTGCGCGTCGTGCGCAGAGAGGAAGCCAGCGCGAGCCTGACCGCGGTGCAGCTCACCTTCGAGCAGCGTGGCGACGATGTGCCCGCCGAACTGCGGATCAGCGACCTGCGCGATGACGTCTGCAAGGATGCCGACGGTGCCTGGCGCTTCTCGCGCCGCGTCATCCAGCGCCAGATGACGCTCCCGATGTAG
- a CDS encoding transporter substrate-binding domain-containing protein, with protein MARVGQARSFIQHEGRLMDSLVLQQLAPHGVLRTGINLANFLLVGPADAKGHRTGLGPEFARMIALRLGVPFTCVPFVSPRELADAANRDAWDICLIGAERDRAQTIAFTSAYLEIDATCLVHAESPLMSAQTLDRAGVSIAAATGSAYELWLTRHMRHAQLLRAPTHDHAYEAFAQGKADALAGLRPRLLRDESTLAGVRLLDGCFTAVQQAVGTHLQHEAGAAFLERFVEEAKASGLIDELIERHQVRGVRTAPLLSSSSR; from the coding sequence TTGGCGCGCGTCGGGCAGGCTCGTTCTTTCATCCAACACGAGGGTCGCTTGATGGATTCGCTCGTTCTTCAACAGCTCGCGCCTCACGGCGTGCTGCGTACGGGCATCAACCTTGCCAATTTTCTGCTCGTGGGCCCCGCCGACGCAAAAGGTCATCGGACCGGGCTCGGGCCGGAATTCGCCCGTATGATCGCGTTGCGGTTGGGTGTTCCGTTTACCTGCGTGCCCTTCGTATCGCCGCGCGAACTCGCCGACGCGGCCAACCGCGATGCCTGGGACATCTGCCTTATCGGCGCGGAGCGCGACCGTGCGCAGACGATCGCGTTCACCTCAGCCTATCTCGAGATCGACGCAACCTGCCTCGTGCACGCCGAATCGCCGCTAATGTCCGCACAGACGCTCGACCGCGCCGGCGTCAGCATCGCGGCCGCAACCGGCAGCGCATACGAGCTGTGGCTGACGCGGCACATGAGGCACGCGCAGTTGCTGCGCGCGCCCACGCACGATCACGCGTACGAGGCATTTGCGCAGGGAAAAGCGGATGCCCTCGCCGGGCTCAGGCCGCGGCTCCTCCGCGACGAATCAACGCTTGCCGGCGTGAGATTGCTCGACGGATGCTTTACCGCGGTCCAGCAGGCGGTCGGCACCCATCTCCAGCACGAAGCAGGCGCGGCGTTCCTCGAACGCTTCGTCGAGGAAGCGAAGGCCTCGGGCTTGATTGACGAGCTGATCGAACGTCACCAGGTACGCGGCGTTCGCACTGCCCCGCTCCTGTCCTCCAGCAGCCGTTAA
- a CDS encoding GlcG/HbpS family heme-binding protein, giving the protein MQTFTLDQASVIVDAALAHARELGCHPLTVAVLDAGGHLLALKREDGSGILRPQIAQAKAWGALGMGHGGRTLAERAASAPAFYAALTDISGGRIAPVPGGVLVRDAQGNVVGAVGISGDHPDKDEACAMRGIGRAGLQADVT; this is encoded by the coding sequence ATGCAAACTTTTACACTGGATCAGGCATCGGTCATCGTCGACGCCGCGCTCGCTCATGCGCGGGAGCTTGGTTGTCATCCGCTGACCGTCGCCGTGCTCGATGCCGGTGGCCACCTGTTGGCACTGAAGCGTGAAGACGGCAGCGGCATCCTGCGTCCCCAGATTGCCCAGGCGAAGGCGTGGGGCGCATTAGGCATGGGGCACGGAGGACGCACGCTGGCCGAGCGGGCGGCTAGCGCGCCCGCATTCTATGCCGCGCTGACGGACATCTCCGGTGGACGTATCGCGCCGGTGCCGGGCGGCGTACTGGTCCGCGATGCACAGGGTAATGTGGTTGGCGCGGTCGGCATCAGCGGGGACCATCCCGACAAGGATGAGGCCTGCGCGATGCGTGGGATCGGTAGGGCAGGCCTGCAGGCCGATGTGACGTGA
- a CDS encoding MFS transporter codes for MMQNAVKLDLESIIDASPVSRFQISIMALCGLVAMLDGCDTQTIAFVAPAIVGSWHVAPAAFGPVFGAGLLGGLLGAIVFGITGDRFGRKPVLLGTVLLFSIGSLLTPLCDSLSSLTAARSVTGLGLGGALPCFVSLTSEYAPKRLRATLVTTMFCGFPLGAVIGGFVSAQLIPAVGWRSVFVVGGVLPLFTIPLLIAFAPESARFLELRGDRKAITRLLRRMRSEFEWSGEAPSIGHGARTPVVNLFREGRALGTVLLWITLFLSLLLTYFLVNWVPVVAGHNGLSIGSAVRAASMLNFGSIFGCIVLGRLADRVGTARVVGCGFLLGAIAIALIGRAAASGTLLGAVAFIAGFFSIGAQICTVAMCAAFYDTFSRATGIGWSMGVGRIGAIVGPVLGGVLLAAGMAPSALFLLVGATSLGAAITSFAIGRFVLRVRQPQSDGAPEYGASAAASRHAG; via the coding sequence ATGATGCAAAACGCCGTGAAGCTGGACCTCGAATCGATCATCGATGCGAGCCCTGTGAGCCGCTTTCAGATCTCGATCATGGCGTTGTGCGGACTCGTAGCCATGCTTGACGGGTGCGATACGCAGACGATTGCGTTCGTGGCGCCGGCCATCGTCGGAAGTTGGCATGTGGCGCCCGCGGCCTTCGGGCCAGTATTCGGTGCGGGTTTGCTGGGTGGCTTGCTTGGCGCGATTGTTTTCGGCATCACGGGCGACCGGTTTGGCCGGAAGCCCGTTCTTCTGGGCACGGTTCTGCTCTTCTCGATCGGGTCTTTGCTCACGCCGTTGTGCGATTCGCTGTCTTCGCTGACGGCGGCGCGTTCTGTCACGGGTCTTGGACTGGGCGGCGCGCTGCCGTGCTTCGTCTCTCTCACCTCCGAATATGCGCCAAAGCGATTGCGTGCAACGCTCGTCACCACCATGTTCTGCGGTTTCCCGCTGGGCGCGGTCATTGGCGGGTTCGTCTCCGCACAATTGATTCCCGCGGTCGGATGGCGAAGTGTATTTGTCGTCGGTGGTGTGCTGCCGTTATTCACCATTCCTCTGCTGATCGCGTTCGCGCCCGAATCCGCCCGTTTTCTCGAGTTGCGCGGCGATCGCAAAGCCATCACCCGTTTGCTGCGGCGCATGCGTTCGGAATTCGAATGGAGCGGTGAAGCGCCCAGCATTGGGCATGGTGCCCGCACGCCCGTTGTCAATCTGTTCAGGGAGGGGCGCGCGTTAGGTACGGTCCTGTTGTGGATCACGTTGTTCTTGAGCTTGTTGCTGACGTATTTTCTCGTCAACTGGGTGCCGGTTGTCGCGGGGCACAACGGGCTCAGTATTGGGAGTGCGGTCCGGGCGGCTTCGATGCTGAACTTCGGCTCGATATTTGGCTGCATCGTGCTTGGGCGGCTTGCGGACCGTGTCGGCACGGCGCGTGTGGTCGGATGCGGCTTCCTGCTTGGCGCGATCGCGATCGCATTGATAGGCCGGGCGGCTGCGTCGGGCACGCTGCTGGGAGCGGTTGCCTTCATTGCGGGATTCTTCAGCATCGGGGCGCAGATTTGCACGGTTGCGATGTGTGCGGCGTTCTACGACACGTTCTCCCGTGCCACGGGAATCGGCTGGTCGATGGGCGTGGGCCGGATCGGCGCCATCGTCGGCCCTGTCCTCGGCGGCGTGTTGCTGGCCGCGGGCATGGCGCCTTCGGCGCTCTTTCTGCTGGTCGGTGCGACCTCACTTGGCGCAGCGATTACTTCGTTTGCCATCGGACGTTTCGTGCTGCGTGTCCGGCAGCCGCAATCCGATGGCGCGCCGGAGTACGGAGCGAGCGCTGCGGCGTCGCGTCATGCGGGTTGA
- a CDS encoding SphA family protein, translating into MGHAGKLRGWLLSAASLVCGIGMTPAHAYEPGYPGWSMPPGATLGMTAAPQPQPGFYSFNQIYVQQTSTTGPGADKQTTSVDVVTAVSALLWSPGWTFLGANYEAMLLQPATMADAGAPINSSKSGLHNTVISPAQLSWQLGNTGLYVKTGLAVVVPDGTITGAAGLSNIGNPWWIIQPSLSVSYLRFGWHVTANFSTEFNTANTYTGYRTGDILHADLAATKSFGQWSVGPVLTYVGQISNDTSSAFYHNTIVTDRYNLLAVGGQVSYNFGRVVLGLSATKDVLASATGGNVPTDAATITKGYHVYANVGFKF; encoded by the coding sequence ATGGGTCATGCAGGGAAACTGCGCGGCTGGCTGCTGAGCGCAGCCAGCCTCGTCTGCGGCATCGGGATGACGCCGGCGCACGCTTACGAGCCGGGATATCCGGGCTGGTCGATGCCACCGGGCGCGACGTTGGGCATGACGGCTGCACCGCAGCCGCAGCCGGGCTTCTACAGCTTCAACCAGATATATGTCCAGCAGACGAGCACAACCGGTCCGGGCGCCGACAAGCAGACGACCTCGGTCGATGTGGTCACAGCCGTGTCAGCGCTTCTCTGGTCTCCCGGCTGGACCTTTCTCGGCGCCAATTATGAGGCGATGCTCCTGCAGCCGGCCACCATGGCCGATGCGGGCGCCCCGATTAACAGCAGTAAGTCGGGCTTGCACAATACGGTGATCTCGCCCGCCCAGTTGAGCTGGCAACTCGGTAATACCGGCCTCTACGTGAAGACCGGTCTTGCCGTGGTGGTGCCTGACGGCACCATCACGGGGGCGGCGGGACTCAGCAATATCGGCAACCCGTGGTGGATCATTCAGCCTTCGCTGAGTGTTTCTTACCTGAGATTCGGCTGGCACGTGACGGCGAACTTCTCGACGGAATTCAACACCGCGAACACGTACACCGGCTATCGGACAGGCGACATCCTGCATGCGGACCTTGCCGCCACCAAGTCGTTTGGACAATGGTCCGTCGGGCCCGTGTTGACCTACGTGGGGCAGATCAGCAATGACACGTCCAGCGCTTTCTACCATAACACCATCGTGACGGATCGCTATAACCTGCTCGCAGTGGGCGGCCAGGTCAGCTATAACTTTGGACGCGTAGTACTGGGCCTGTCGGCGACGAAGGATGTGCTTGCAAGCGCGACCGGCGGCAACGTACCAACGGACGCGGCCACGATCACTAAGGGATACCACGTGTACGCCAACGTCGGTTTCAAGTTCTAG
- a CDS encoding isocitrate lyase/PEP mutase family protein: protein MSSTIAEKRRAFRALHAAGCFVLPNPWDVGSARYLASVGFKALATTSSGFAWSTGRPDNGVPRDTILAHLREVVGATDLPVNADFESGFGKDPAEVAQSVRLAIDTGIAGLSIEDSTADPKSPLLPLNVAVERIAAARRAIDEAGGDTLLVGRAENFVAGVPDLEDAIARLRAYAQAGADCLYAPGINTREQIEAVVAAVRPKPVNLLIGGPSAFTLDELTKLGVRRVSVGGALARAAWGGLVTSVQGLADGRFDSLPKEPSGGWLNSMFNDVA from the coding sequence ATGTCCAGCACCATTGCCGAAAAGCGCCGGGCCTTTCGCGCGTTGCATGCAGCAGGATGTTTTGTGTTGCCGAATCCGTGGGACGTCGGCAGCGCGCGTTATCTCGCGAGTGTCGGCTTCAAGGCGCTAGCCACGACCAGCTCGGGCTTCGCGTGGTCCACCGGCCGGCCCGACAACGGCGTGCCGCGCGACACGATCCTCGCGCACCTGCGCGAGGTGGTCGGCGCGACGGATCTGCCGGTCAACGCCGACTTCGAAAGCGGCTTCGGCAAGGATCCGGCCGAAGTCGCGCAAAGCGTCCGGCTCGCGATCGACACCGGCATCGCCGGGCTGTCGATCGAAGACTCGACAGCCGATCCGAAGTCGCCGCTGTTGCCGCTCAATGTGGCCGTCGAACGGATCGCTGCGGCAAGACGCGCGATCGACGAAGCAGGCGGCGACACGCTGCTCGTCGGACGCGCGGAGAATTTCGTCGCCGGCGTACCCGACCTTGAAGACGCGATCGCGCGTCTGCGAGCTTATGCGCAAGCGGGTGCCGACTGCCTGTACGCGCCGGGCATCAATACGCGCGAGCAGATCGAAGCCGTGGTCGCCGCGGTCAGGCCGAAGCCGGTCAATCTGTTGATCGGCGGGCCGTCCGCGTTCACGCTCGACGAGCTGACGAAGCTCGGCGTGCGGCGCGTGAGCGTAGGCGGGGCGCTCGCCCGCGCGGCGTGGGGTGGCCTTGTCACTAGCGTTCAAGGGCTGGCGGACGGCCGCTTCGACAGCTTGCCGAAGGAGCCGTCAGGCGGGTGGCTGAACAGCATGTTTAACGACGTCGCATAG
- a CDS encoding rhodanese-like domain-containing protein: MIFRQLFDQQSSTYTYLLADSVTGEAVLIDPVFEQVRRETALIEELGLRLLYTIDTHVHADHVTGAWMLKRHTGSQIAISAASGAEGADRYLSHGDRCEFGARHLQVRATPGHTNGCISLVLDDETLAFTGDCLLIRGTGRTDFQHGDARAMFRAVHQQIFTLPNTCLLYPAHDYRGLTVTSVGEERHFNPRLGGELCEDDFSVHMTNLRLPHPKQIDVAVPANLKCGLATRDPTQMAEPEWAPLTYTFAGIWEINPQWLEENLRAVQIVDVREPDEFDGALGRIPAARLISLGDLADRAAELTKERPIVTVCRAGGRSAQATVILRQAGFEAVANLAGGMLRWRAEGRVVENASG; this comes from the coding sequence TTGATCTTCCGGCAGCTATTCGATCAGCAATCGTCTACCTACACCTATCTTCTTGCGGATAGCGTGACGGGAGAGGCGGTGCTGATCGATCCGGTATTCGAGCAGGTGCGCCGCGAGACCGCGCTGATCGAAGAACTGGGATTGCGCCTCCTGTACACCATCGACACCCACGTCCACGCCGATCATGTGACCGGTGCATGGATGCTGAAGCGCCACACAGGCAGCCAGATTGCGATATCGGCGGCGAGCGGCGCCGAAGGCGCGGACCGCTATCTGAGCCATGGCGACCGGTGTGAGTTCGGCGCGCGGCACCTGCAAGTGCGCGCGACGCCGGGCCATACGAATGGATGCATCAGCCTCGTGCTTGACGACGAGACCCTCGCGTTCACCGGAGATTGTCTGCTGATCAGGGGCACAGGCCGGACCGATTTCCAGCACGGCGATGCGCGCGCGATGTTCCGTGCGGTCCATCAGCAGATTTTCACGCTGCCCAACACTTGCCTGCTTTATCCGGCGCACGACTACCGCGGCTTGACGGTCACGAGTGTCGGCGAGGAACGGCACTTCAATCCGCGCCTTGGCGGCGAGCTGTGCGAAGACGATTTCAGCGTGCACATGACGAACCTGCGCTTGCCGCATCCGAAGCAGATCGACGTCGCGGTGCCGGCCAACCTGAAATGCGGCCTGGCCACCCGTGACCCCACGCAGATGGCCGAGCCCGAGTGGGCGCCGTTGACGTACACCTTCGCGGGCATCTGGGAAATCAATCCTCAGTGGCTCGAGGAGAATCTTCGCGCCGTCCAGATTGTCGATGTGCGCGAGCCTGACGAGTTCGACGGGGCGCTCGGGCGCATTCCCGCAGCCCGACTCATTTCACTCGGCGATCTGGCTGACCGCGCCGCTGAACTCACAAAGGAACGCCCGATCGTGACGGTATGCCGGGCCGGTGGACGGTCGGCGCAAGCCACGGTCATCTTGCGGCAGGCAGGATTCGAGGCCGTTGCCAATCTCGCCGGCGGCATGCTGCGTTGGCGCGCGGAAGGCCGCGTGGTCGAAAACGCTAGCGGGTAG
- a CDS encoding nucleoside hydrolase, with the protein MKSQYIGILIMSAVLAGCGGSVSVTDPLATAPKVIIDSDFNTMGDDGQLFAMTTQLMGEGKVNLLGLCVVTGNDWLIQEEADALKAVERMGVQNVVGVYGGADYPLQYNLASIRAQQAANPQGYFGAWSRPEPTEQSQLVAPSDGFAVSTKLQAQSAADFMIQTIKRYPNQVTILEVGPPTNLATAIMKAPEIVPLIKQIVYMGGAMAVPGNANAVAELNWWFDPLAVRTVLQTTIPQSDIPLDVTNTVPLTQTVYNEIVNNPNKQTAVTKAYAVANAGAFAENTDLYDTLTIAYFMDPTYATQTKSAYLDIDTTAGEDQGHVTVYPDQPASGASPQKITYVTQFDNNRFFSLYVDLLTRPVPITLP; encoded by the coding sequence ATGAAATCACAATATATAGGCATCCTTATTATGTCGGCGGTTCTTGCCGGATGCGGCGGCAGCGTCTCGGTGACCGATCCGCTCGCTACCGCGCCGAAGGTCATCATCGACTCGGACTTCAACACCATGGGCGACGACGGTCAGCTTTTCGCCATGACCACGCAGTTGATGGGCGAAGGTAAGGTCAACCTGCTCGGGCTGTGCGTCGTGACGGGCAACGACTGGCTGATTCAGGAAGAAGCGGATGCGCTCAAGGCCGTGGAGCGCATGGGGGTGCAGAACGTAGTGGGCGTCTACGGCGGGGCCGACTATCCGTTGCAGTACAACCTTGCGAGTATTCGCGCTCAGCAGGCGGCCAATCCGCAAGGCTATTTCGGTGCGTGGAGCCGGCCGGAACCGACGGAGCAGTCCCAGCTTGTTGCGCCCTCGGACGGTTTCGCGGTGTCGACGAAACTGCAGGCGCAAAGCGCGGCGGATTTCATGATCCAGACCATCAAGCGCTATCCGAATCAGGTCACCATTCTGGAGGTCGGACCGCCGACCAATCTCGCCACAGCCATCATGAAGGCGCCGGAGATCGTGCCGCTGATCAAGCAGATCGTCTATATGGGCGGGGCGATGGCCGTGCCGGGCAATGCCAACGCCGTGGCGGAACTGAACTGGTGGTTTGACCCGCTCGCCGTCCGTACGGTTTTGCAGACTACGATTCCGCAGAGCGACATTCCGCTCGACGTGACCAATACCGTGCCGCTCACGCAGACGGTGTACAACGAAATCGTCAACAACCCCAACAAGCAGACTGCGGTGACGAAGGCGTACGCCGTCGCCAATGCAGGTGCGTTTGCCGAGAACACCGATCTGTACGATACGTTGACGATCGCGTATTTCATGGACCCCACCTATGCGACGCAAACGAAAAGCGCTTACCTAGATATCGACACCACGGCCGGCGAGGACCAGGGGCATGTGACGGTGTACCCCGATCAACCTGCATCAGGCGCTTCGCCGCAGAAGATCACCTACGTGACGCAGTTCGACAACAACCGGTTCTTCAGTCTCTACGTCGACCTGCTCACGCGTCCTGTGCCGATTACGCTGCCGTAA
- the rbsK gene encoding ribokinase yields MSKEAKQGRVLVVGSINTDLVARSPHLPRPGETIGGHEFSQVAGGKGGNQAVAAARIGARVAMVGCVGKDANGTQRVKDLEAEGIDCAGIEVDPAQPTGVAMVTVSDDGQNTIVVVAGSNGSLTPEGVARHEAAIKACDVVVCQLETPWDSVHAALALARRLGKITVLNPAPATGPLPAEWLPLIDFLVPNEVEAAILAGLPVESQSGARRAATELQRGGARNVIVTLGAQGAYLLLEGGEGTHFPAPQVRAVDTTAAGDTFIGVFAAQLAARQPLEGAISLAQRAASISVTRAGAQPSIPTRAEVDRAA; encoded by the coding sequence ATGTCGAAAGAAGCCAAGCAGGGCCGGGTACTCGTGGTGGGTAGCATCAATACCGATCTGGTCGCCCGTTCCCCGCATTTGCCGCGGCCTGGCGAGACCATCGGCGGTCATGAGTTCTCGCAGGTCGCAGGCGGCAAGGGCGGCAACCAGGCGGTGGCGGCCGCGCGCATCGGTGCGCGCGTGGCCATGGTCGGTTGCGTGGGCAAGGATGCGAACGGCACCCAGCGGGTCAAGGATCTGGAAGCGGAGGGCATCGACTGCGCCGGTATCGAAGTCGACCCGGCGCAGCCGACCGGCGTGGCCATGGTGACGGTATCGGACGATGGGCAGAACACCATCGTCGTGGTCGCGGGCAGTAACGGCTCACTGACGCCCGAAGGCGTCGCACGCCACGAGGCGGCGATCAAGGCCTGCGATGTGGTGGTCTGCCAACTCGAAACGCCCTGGGATTCAGTCCACGCGGCGCTCGCGCTGGCCCGGCGACTGGGCAAGATCACGGTGCTGAACCCGGCGCCCGCAACCGGCCCGCTGCCTGCGGAATGGCTGCCCTTGATCGATTTCCTCGTTCCGAACGAGGTCGAGGCCGCGATCCTCGCCGGTCTGCCGGTCGAATCGCAAAGCGGCGCGAGAAGGGCGGCGACGGAGTTGCAACGCGGCGGCGCGCGCAACGTGATCGTCACGCTCGGTGCGCAAGGCGCTTATCTGTTGCTGGAAGGCGGCGAGGGCACGCATTTTCCGGCGCCGCAGGTGCGGGCGGTCGATACGACAGCGGCCGGCGATACCTTCATTGGGGTGTTTGCCGCGCAGCTCGCCGCGCGGCAGCCGCTGGAAGGCGCGATCAGCCTCGCGCAACGGGCGGCGTCGATTTCGGTGACGCGCGCCGGCGCGCAGCCGTCGATCCCGACTCGTGCGGAAGTCGACCGCGCAGCTTGA
- a CDS encoding ABC transporter permease, with amino-acid sequence MTAPTSLPTLQNEPPKDTKPIGTRLGFSNYLGLLGALLGMIVLFSLLSSHFLTYDTFSTIANQIPDLVVMSIGMTFVLIIAGIDLSVGSVLALGAALTSVAALQWHWPALPSALLGMAGATLTGCVTGAITVAWRIPSFIVSLGVLEAARGVAYQLTNSRTAYIGDAFDFLSNPIAFGISPAFLIAIAVMVAAQLVLTRTVFGRYLVGIGTNEEAVRLAGVNPRPYKIAVFGMMGLLAGLASLFQISRLEAADPNAGSGIELQVIAAVVIGGTSLMGGRGSVTSTFFGVLIISVLAAGLAQIGATEPTKRIITGAVIVVAVVLDTYRSRRRAA; translated from the coding sequence ATGACCGCACCCACCAGCCTGCCTACGCTGCAGAACGAACCGCCCAAAGACACGAAGCCGATCGGCACACGCCTTGGCTTCTCGAACTATCTCGGCCTGCTCGGCGCGCTCCTCGGCATGATTGTGCTGTTCTCGCTGCTGAGCTCGCACTTCCTGACCTACGACACCTTCAGCACGATCGCGAACCAGATCCCCGATCTCGTCGTGATGTCGATCGGCATGACCTTTGTCCTGATCATCGCGGGCATCGACCTGTCGGTTGGCTCCGTGCTGGCGCTCGGCGCGGCGCTCACCAGCGTCGCGGCCTTGCAGTGGCATTGGCCGGCCTTGCCCTCCGCCCTGCTCGGCATGGCGGGCGCCACGCTGACGGGTTGCGTGACCGGCGCGATTACGGTGGCGTGGCGGATTCCGTCGTTCATCGTGTCGCTCGGCGTGCTCGAAGCGGCTCGCGGCGTCGCGTATCAATTGACGAACTCGCGCACGGCCTACATCGGCGATGCGTTCGATTTCCTCTCCAACCCGATTGCGTTCGGCATTTCGCCCGCGTTCCTGATTGCGATTGCGGTGATGGTCGCCGCTCAACTCGTGCTGACCCGTACGGTCTTCGGCCGCTATCTGGTGGGCATCGGCACGAATGAGGAAGCGGTGCGTCTCGCGGGCGTCAACCCGCGGCCCTATAAGATTGCGGTATTCGGGATGATGGGTCTGCTCGCCGGTCTCGCTTCGCTGTTCCAGATATCGCGGCTCGAAGCGGCGGATCCGAACGCCGGGTCGGGCATCGAATTGCAGGTGATTGCGGCGGTCGTGATCGGCGGCACGAGTTTGATGGGCGGGCGCGGTTCCGTCACCAGCACCTTTTTCGGCGTGCTGATCATCTCGGTGCTGGCCGCGGGTCTCGCCCAGATTGGGGCGACCGAGCCGACCAAGCGCATTATTACGGGTGCCGTGATTGTCGTGGCCGTCGTGCTGGATACCTATCGAAGCCGGCGCCGCGCCGCATAA